The region CAACAGGGAGGAAGAAAATCCTGTCCATAGACCAAGAGAAAGGTGTTGGAAAGCCAGGGAAGATGCCCAAGCCAAAGAGTTCAAGACATAAGCTTTCAGGGTAGGTGAGGAGTGTCAGTCCACCCGGAGGCTTCCTAGAGCCAcaagaggaaacaaaagaaaggtaGGCAggggtcagcaggtaaaggcacttgccgccAGGCCTGCCACCTGAGTTTTATGCCCACAACAGACATGGTAGAAAGACAGAACTAACTCCTGAGAAAAATTATCctctacacctttaatcccagcactctgggaggcagaggcaggtgggtttgaggccagactggtctacaaagtgagtcctggacagccaagacagagaaaccctgtctcaaaaattacaaaaacaaaaaacaaacaaacaaaaaaaactgtcctctgacctctacatgcacacacgtgttaACAAACTCACACACTAAATACATACTaagaaggatttttaaaagaaaaagaaaaaagaaagggcctttaatcccaacactcgggaggcagaggcaggtggatctttcggagtttgaagtcagtctgatctacacaccaggttcctggccagccaggcttaTATAATGAGCCTTCCCcagccccccttcctctctcccacccacctccctctccctcttctatgATTAAATGATGAAGTCCAAGAACAGGAGAGAGAATAATTTCAAGAAGCTCCCAGAAAAACcaaagagctgggggtgggggtgtctcaCTGAGGGAGACAACGAGAAAGTCAGACCCCTGCTCACCAAGGGACCATAGCTCTTTCAAAAGATGCAGGGAAATGGCTCTAATACTATCACAAAAAGGCTGGGGCTTTAGAAAAGGGTATGAGGGGTTTGAAAAGCGGCAAAATAGATACTACAAGAATGTGGAAAATGACACAGCATTCGATCGCTTGAAAAAATGGTAGGGGCATGTCCCTGGATGTCGCATAGTGGATATGAGAGGGCGGCTCAGGGAATGTCCCAGGACGGAGGGGCAGCGAGAGGGTCTGGTAGAAAGCATGAAGAAAGCATCATCGAGGACAGCCCCCGTGTGGCGCCCAAAGAGACCGAAGAGCTAAAACAGGTCACCTTGATCGGGGCCATGGCCACCACGGAGCTGCTGAAGCTACAGGCCCCGCCACACTCTGTTGCTTTCCGGCCTGCTCTGCCTGCCGCGCACGTCCAGGTAGCCGCTGCACCGAGCACCGAACTGGCTTTGCAGCCCAAGACGCGTAGCGCCAGCAGTGCCATGCCCTCCCCGTCAGTGCAGCCCACCCGCTGATGGCTCTGCCCACAGGAGGTGGAGGCCGAGACCGCTCCGCCCACACCAGCTCGCCGCACCCACCGCACCGGCTTATAGGGGCTGGGCCGTGACGCGCGTTATGACGCGACGGGGCTTCCAGAGGTCGTATGTCTTATTTGCGCGCAGAAAGAAAAGTCTAGTCGGCCGGTACAACAGTTTCCGACCCTTAGTTGCAAAGGGGTCGGGAGACAATCTGGCTAAGCCTCAAATGTGCTTGTTTTACACTGAACGATAGCCCCGCAATGCAGCTGCTTTGCATATGATTTGCACTGTAGGTACAATTTACAGCCAGAGCGGTTCAGCGTAAACTGTTGCAATTTCCCCGAGAAACGCTTCCGGTATCAGGACTTGACCCAACTAAGTCGTCCCCATCCCTCTGCTGCCGCAAAGCCCCAGAAGTTCCAGTTTTAAGTTCGCCACTTCCGGTCCGGCGGAGTATCCAACAGAGTCAACAGCGGAAGTGCTATAAAGAAGTGTGGACTCCTTCCGGTTCCGGCCTCGCGAGCTCAGTGTGGCAACATGAAGCTGCTCACCCACAATCTCCTGAGCTCGCATGTGCGGGGTGTCGGCACGCGTGGCTTCCCCCTGCGCCTGCAGGTACTTGCATGAAGATTTGTCGCCCTAGTAGCTCATGAGAGCGACACCAGGGCCCGCCCCTACCTTGCTAAACCTTCCCTCCTCGCAGGCCACCGAGGTCCGCATCAACCCCGTGGAGTTCAACCCTGACTTCGTGGCGCGGATGATCCCCAAAGTGGAGTGGGCGGCGCTTGTGCAGGCTGCTGACACCGTGAGGACCCCGCCTCTTTTGCTACCCTCGGGGGAGAGCGGGGAGGCTTGGACTCCGGGCCTCTTCCCTGTCGGGACGGGAGTGGCTTTTGTTTTGCATACCGGATGACCACGTAAGCCTCCTTTCCACAGTTAAACCTGGCCGAGGTACCCAAAGAGCCGACTGAAGGTTATGAGCACGACGAGACGTTTTTGAGGAAAATGCACCACGTGTTGCTTGAGGTGAGAAGCCTGCCCATCACCTGCTTAGCCCTCCTACACGGAGGCTCCCTGTGCTCAGCTCTGCCCTGCTCCCTCTCAGGTTGATGTACTGGAGGGGACCCTGCAATGCCCAGAATCTGGTCGTCTTTTCCCCATCAGCCGCGGGATCCCCAATATGCTGCTCAACGATGAGGAGACTGAGACATAACCTTGCTAGCTACCACTTTGGTGTTTTGTGACCATGTGTGTCTGTTGTACAGTTTGTTAACTAGGTATGTCATATGTGACCCGGATgatccccctcaccccccagtgACTCACTGACCACCGTGTACTTGAGCTCcatagtatatttttttttctcattaaaggTTCAAAACCAAAAGCggtttctctttgcagcaaatatacattaaaatagagTCTCTGTACAGCCAAGGGCTCTGGGCCCCGGCTTGCCCCATGGCCCTGCGCCTCCCTGGccaaacccaaaaataaatatagtGTTATTGCTCTGCAGGGCATTGAGGCAGTGCTGTCTCCCACCCCTTGAGGTGGGAGCTGATAGGGGGCCCTGGCCACCCCAGGGGTTCAGGGGCTGGAGCCTGCTTGGAGTTATTGCTTCAAGGGGGGGCACTAATGCCCAATGCGAACGAGGAGAGGAGCGAAGGGACAGGGGCCTTTGCTTTCCGAGCCCCACTCTGGTCTGGAGAGGAGGTCGGATTAAGCAGCAGCAAAAGCATCACCCACCGGGAGACTGTGGcctccatccccttccctccctgagatcagtttctgcctcccacaCATCCCCTGCAGCCCCCTATGGCTTCCGCAAGGCCCCCCCGGACACTCTTGGGGGCACATTATGGCTTGCAAGGGGCAGCGCTGTGCCCACACCAGGGCCTTcactttcctggcttctgacaaccccccccccccccgaggggagaggggaggggagggcctgAAGCCTGCTCCCAGGGGTGGATGGCATTGCCCTGGCCCTGCCAGCAGGCTGTGGCACTGCCCAGACTCCAGCTTTGCCCCCCTGGGGCTAACGCCCCATGCAGGGCAGATCCTGCCGGCTACCCCACCCTGTCCCACCCCTTGCCTTAGTCCATCATGGCCTCAAGCATTTCCAAAAACAGCTTGTGCATGGGCACCTTGCCCTCCAGCTTCACCCCATAGAAATGGGCCAGGACTTTGCCTGCTGTCTGGCGGAGAAGTGGCAGCGTGAGCAGCAGCCTGCCCGCCCGCCTCCGCTCAGCACCCCCTCCAGGGCCAGCCCGGCCAGCTTCATACTCCAGCAGGGCCTCGTGCAGGGCTTCACGCAGCTGCTCCACAGCCTCAGCATCTTCGATATGCACAGAGTCTAGGAGGGGAGAGAACCGTTGGCTGAGGTGACGAAAGGGCAGGACTCACATCTGTCTGGGCACTGCTGGATGGGGTAATACACTCACTGCTCTGCCTGTGAGCCAGGGCCCACCCTTTCTCACCTGTGGCCACCGAAACCTCCACACCTTCCCTTCCACTATTTCCTTATCGCCACAGCACTAGGGCTTAAGAATCCTGTGTACAATTCAGGACCTTGGCTTACTTGGTGATTTTCAATAATTAAGCCTCACTTGTCCTTATCTACAAAAAGGGATTGTGCCACCATGGTTGACAGTAGTTGGAGGGCCTTATGGGGAGGCCTGTGCCTGTCTGGACACTCACCAGAATTGGCAAGGGCCAGAGCTTTCAGCAGAACGTACTCCTCCCGCTCCAGCCGTAGTGCTTGCAGTCGCCGTACCAGCTGCAGCAAGGCTGCTCCCAGATCCCCCAGACCAGCTGCCCGCGCCCCCTCTTCATCCAGGACCAGGTCCTCGGCAAAGGCCAGCTCATCCTGCAGTG is a window of Acomys russatus chromosome 5, mAcoRus1.1, whole genome shotgun sequence DNA encoding:
- the Trmt112 gene encoding multifunctional methyltransferase subunit TRM112-like protein isoform X2, which gives rise to MKLLTHNLLSSHVRGVGTRGFPLRLQATEVRINPVEFNPDFVARMIPKVEWAALVQAADTLNLAEVPKEPTEGYEHDETFLRKMHHVLLEPRDPQYAAQR
- the Trmt112 gene encoding multifunctional methyltransferase subunit TRM112-like protein isoform X1 encodes the protein MKLLTHNLLSSHVRGVGTRGFPLRLQATEVRINPVEFNPDFVARMIPKVEWAALVQAADTLNLAEVPKEPTEGYEHDETFLRKMHHVLLEVDVLEGTLQCPESGRLFPISRGIPNMLLNDEETET